In Electrophorus electricus isolate fEleEle1 chromosome 14, fEleEle1.pri, whole genome shotgun sequence, a single window of DNA contains:
- the si:ch211-152f22.4 gene encoding LOW QUALITY PROTEIN: uncharacterized protein si:ch211-152f22.4 (The sequence of the model RefSeq protein was modified relative to this genomic sequence to represent the inferred CDS: substituted 1 base at 1 genomic stop codon): MAGKRPKSDSGAATEKDPRRRPQWKATEEDFSSRPQQRKRPGQNQKNEIRGATLSPWLDLIITNLHLHTIVEEEGLVHLRSLGHCSEFPLKTWEVHSELVRVYDHTKEKEKRALDDADSIALSCDVWETTPRNYFMTVTSHFINKLWKQESLVLQTTKIPTKCTSDDIADQMITIANAWGIEKKVHMVVTNAKQMDRAMQKVGWDHLPCLAKTLDQVFQQVINANSWEYLLNKCHKVAQFFCYNEEAEKRFRKAQADLNLPNQSLSMAAGTTWLSVLHTLERMSQQHDAVREVLSNMHNQKLILNEADKNKMQCMIKALHAFKEITETLKNDQHCSASCVIPCLTELHRKLKKQKDSKLAQFLADECRMKISQFQRNDHLTLSTALDPRYKQVVLHNVGLWPGNSTEEKIIAMLSSNVSCMSEKTIQFAAITQPFRRALXNYFKLVTPSKERDPLSFWRRNFREVSKVALTVQLTVLATAIPQGRVFNLHQSQLLSKRRSVLEPQHLNMMLFLNGNLNLLRDCAV, from the exons ATggcag GTAAGAGGCCTAAGAGCGACAGTGGTGCTGCCACTGAGAAAGACCCTCGCAGAAGACCACAGTGGAAAGCTACAGAGGAAGACTTCTCCAGCAGACcacagcagagaaagagaccg GGTCAGAATCAGAAGAACGAAATCAGGG gtgCTACATTGTCCCCTTGGCTGGATCTGATCATTACCAACCTGCACCTTCACACTATTGTTGAAGAAGAGGGCTTGGTACATCTCAGGTCTTTGGGTCACTGCTCTGAATTTCCTCTGAAAACTTGGGAGGTTCACTCAGAACTGGTGAGAGTGTATGACCAcacaaaggagaaagagaagagagcaTTAGATGACGCAGACAGCATTGCTCTGTCCTGTGATGTATGGGAAACCACACCTAGAAATTACTTTATGACAGTGACCTCTcacttcataaataaattatggaAGCAGGAATCCTTGGTTTTACAAACCACCAAAATACCCACAAAATGCACAAGTGATGATATTGCTGATCAGATGATAACAATAGCAAATGCATGGGGGATTGAAAAGAAGGTTCACATGGTTGTAACCAATGCAAAGCAGATGGACAGGGCCATGCAAAAAGTTGGGTGGGACCATTTACCCTGTTTGGCCAAAACCCTGGACCAAGTGTTTCAGCAGGTCATAAATGCAAATTCTTGGGAATATCTGCTTAACAAGTGCCACAAAGTTGCACAGTTTTTCTGCTACAATgaagaagcagagaaaagatTCAGGAAGGCTCAAGCAGACCTAAATCTGCCTAACCAGAGTCTCAGCATGGCTGCAGGAACTACATGGCTCTCAGTCCTGCACACGCTGGAGAGAATGTCACAGCAGCACGATGCTGTGAGAGAAGTTCTCTCCAACATGCACAATCAAAAACTCATACTGAacgaagctgataaaaataaaatgcagtgtaTGATCAAAGCCCTTCATGCCTTTAAGGAAATTACAGAAACGCTGAAAAACGACCAACATTGCTCAGCGTCCTGCGTCATTCCATGTCTGACAGAACTGCACAGAAAGCTAAAAAAGCAGAAAGACAGTAAACTCGCCCAGTTCCTGGCTGATGAGTGTCGCATGAAAATCTCACAGTTTCAAAGGAACGACCATCTGACTCTTAGTACAGCTCTTGACCCAAGATATAAGCAAGTCGTATTACATAATGTTGGTTTGTGGCCTGGTAACAGCACTGAGGAAAAAATAATTGCTATGCTTAGCAGTAATGTGAGTTGTATGTCGGAGAAAACAATTCAATTTGCTGCCATAACACAACCCTTTAGGAGAGCTCTGTAGAATTACTTCAAACTGGTTACACCTTCAAAAGAGAGAGATCCTCTGAGTTTCTGGAGGCGTAACTTTAGGGAAGTGAGCAAGGTTGCACTCACTGTGCAGCTCACTGTCCTTGCCACAGCCATCCCTCAGGGGCGCGTGTTTAACCTGCACCAATCACAACTCCTCTCCAAGCGTCGAAGTGTTCTGGAGCcacaacatttaaatatgatGCTGTTTCTCAATGGAAACTTGAACCTGCTCAGAGACTGTGCAGTGTGA